One genomic segment of Arthrobacter sp. zg-Y1110 includes these proteins:
- a CDS encoding FecCD family ABC transporter permease produces MSAAVETPRGPRTAPAGAAEAVRAARRQGRRRRVLVPSLLAAAVFVLFAVYVLLGTYTFTIPDFFRILFGEQIPGATYILMESKLPRAVIGTLIGVGFGIAGAVFQTLLRNPLASPDIIGISYGASASAVSAIVLFGAAGTTVSVVALVGALVVALAIYLLSRRGGAAGYRLVLVGIGFAAVMQALVSFLLTRTDIRTASEALVWLNGSLNNSSWDRAAVLAAFLLVLLPAAAVLSRSLRGLELGDDAAAGLGIRVESARLALIIVGVGLAAVATAAAGPVAFIAFLSGPIARRLMGGEGTLLTAGLVGACIVLAADFVGANLIPGVTLPVGVVTGALGAPFLLWLLVTSNRVGQGG; encoded by the coding sequence GTGAGCGCCGCCGTCGAGACTCCCCGCGGCCCCCGCACCGCACCCGCCGGCGCGGCAGAAGCGGTTCGGGCTGCCCGGCGACAAGGACGACGACGCCGGGTGCTGGTGCCGTCGCTGCTGGCCGCCGCGGTGTTCGTGCTGTTCGCGGTCTACGTCCTGCTGGGCACCTATACCTTCACCATCCCGGATTTCTTCCGGATCCTGTTCGGGGAGCAGATCCCCGGTGCAACCTACATCCTGATGGAGAGCAAGCTTCCCCGGGCAGTCATCGGCACCTTGATCGGGGTGGGGTTCGGGATAGCCGGGGCGGTATTCCAGACCCTGCTGCGCAACCCCCTGGCCAGCCCCGACATCATCGGCATCAGCTACGGCGCCAGTGCCAGCGCGGTGAGCGCAATCGTGCTGTTCGGCGCCGCCGGGACCACGGTGTCCGTCGTCGCGCTGGTGGGAGCGCTGGTGGTGGCCCTGGCCATCTACCTGCTTTCCCGCCGCGGCGGTGCGGCGGGTTACCGGCTGGTGCTGGTGGGCATCGGCTTCGCCGCCGTGATGCAGGCACTGGTGAGTTTCCTGCTGACCCGGACGGATATCCGCACCGCCTCCGAGGCGCTCGTGTGGCTGAACGGTTCCCTGAACAACAGCAGCTGGGACCGTGCAGCGGTCCTGGCCGCCTTCCTGCTGGTGCTGCTTCCCGCTGCGGCCGTGCTCTCCCGCAGCCTGCGCGGACTGGAACTCGGTGACGACGCCGCTGCCGGCCTCGGTATCCGCGTCGAATCGGCACGGCTGGCCCTGATCATCGTCGGCGTAGGCCTGGCCGCCGTCGCCACCGCGGCAGCCGGCCCGGTGGCCTTCATCGCGTTCCTCTCCGGACCCATCGCCCGCCGGCTGATGGGCGGGGAGGGCACTCTGCTCACCGCCGGACTGGTCGGCGCCTGCATCGTCCTGGCAGCAGACTTCGTCGGTGCCAACCTCATCCCCGGCGTCACCCTGCCCGTGGGCGTGGTGACCGGTGCCCTCGGGGCCCCTTTTCTTCTGTGGCTGCTGGTCACGTCAAACCGCGTAGGCCAAGGAGGCTGA
- a CDS encoding iron ABC transporter permease produces MSVAARPSGVPRQRGSRVHLTEAASSAGKTTGPGTEPAVSRPESAGNRGSGRRFGLLLLTLAFLAVACAASVAIGARPVAPGTVWEAFTAFDPANGDHAVVHSRVPRTVLGLVTGAALGLAGAAMQGVARNPLADPGILGVNAGAAFAVVLGIYIFGVTNLNGYIWFALAGAAGAAVVVYLVASLGREGATPVKLALAGAALSAGLMSLLSAVLVSSQQTLDTFRFWQVGSVSGRNWDTIVAVLPFLAAGALISVFAGRALNGLSLGDDVARGLGQRVGLTRGITALGVVLLCGAATAAAGPIAFIGLVIPHVVRSFTGPDYRWILPFSMLLAPALLVTADVVGRVLLPPGEIPVGVTTAVIGAPVFIWLVRRRKLAEL; encoded by the coding sequence GTGAGCGTTGCCGCACGCCCGTCAGGCGTTCCCCGCCAGCGCGGCTCCCGCGTGCACCTCACCGAAGCGGCTTCCTCCGCGGGCAAGACCACCGGTCCCGGCACTGAACCTGCCGTTTCCCGGCCGGAATCCGCCGGAAACCGAGGATCCGGACGACGTTTCGGCCTGCTCCTCCTGACCCTTGCGTTCCTTGCCGTGGCATGTGCCGCGTCCGTGGCCATCGGCGCCCGGCCGGTTGCCCCCGGCACCGTCTGGGAGGCCTTTACCGCCTTCGACCCGGCCAACGGAGACCATGCGGTGGTCCACTCCCGCGTTCCGCGGACGGTCCTGGGCCTGGTCACCGGCGCCGCGCTCGGCCTGGCCGGTGCGGCCATGCAGGGCGTGGCCCGTAATCCGCTGGCAGACCCCGGCATCCTGGGTGTCAACGCCGGTGCGGCGTTCGCGGTGGTGCTGGGCATCTACATCTTCGGCGTCACCAACCTCAACGGCTACATCTGGTTTGCCTTAGCCGGCGCTGCGGGAGCCGCCGTCGTCGTTTATCTGGTGGCGAGCCTCGGCCGGGAAGGCGCCACGCCCGTCAAACTGGCCCTGGCCGGCGCAGCGCTCAGCGCCGGATTGATGTCCCTGCTCAGCGCCGTGCTGGTCTCCAGCCAGCAGACCCTGGATACCTTTCGCTTCTGGCAGGTGGGCAGCGTGTCCGGACGGAACTGGGACACCATCGTCGCGGTGCTGCCGTTCCTGGCGGCAGGTGCCCTGATTTCCGTCTTCGCCGGCCGGGCCCTGAACGGCCTGAGCCTGGGCGACGACGTTGCCCGCGGGCTCGGCCAGCGCGTGGGACTCACACGGGGGATCACGGCGCTGGGGGTGGTGCTGCTGTGCGGTGCTGCCACTGCAGCCGCCGGACCCATCGCGTTCATCGGCCTGGTCATCCCGCACGTGGTGCGCAGTTTCACCGGCCCGGATTACCGCTGGATTCTGCCCTTCTCCATGCTCCTCGCCCCGGCACTGCTGGTCACCGCCGACGTGGTGGGCCGGGTCCTGCTGCCGCCGGGGGAAATCCCCGTCGGGGTCACTACCGCAGTGATCGGCGCGCCGGTCTTCATCTGGCTCGTGCGGCGCCGGAAGCTGGCCGAACTGTGA
- a CDS encoding glutathione S-transferase family protein, which yields MTSQGSAPADSSAHSTKGAYVTGGTEYTRDTNYIETRITRDGRDGYPVEAGRYRLVAARACPWANRTIIVRRLLGLEDAISLGLPGPTHDARSWTFDLDPDGRDPVLGIERLQEAFFRRVPGYQRGITVPAIVDVPTGAVVTNNFPQITLDFSTEWKEFHREGAPDLLPAEHLAEMEQVNKRIFTEVNNGVYRCGFAGSQEAYNAAYDRLWAAMDWLEDRLSTQRYLVGDTITEADVRLFTTLVRFDPVYHGHFKCNRNKLTEMPALWGYARDLFQTPGFGDTVDFEQIKAHYYIVHEDINPTGIVPKGPDLSNWLSEHGREELGGRPFGDGTPPGPVRKSERVAPGHGADN from the coding sequence ATGACATCACAGGGATCAGCCCCGGCGGACAGCTCCGCGCATAGCACCAAAGGCGCCTATGTCACCGGCGGCACCGAATACACGCGGGACACGAACTACATCGAAACCCGAATCACCCGAGATGGCCGGGACGGCTACCCGGTGGAGGCCGGACGCTACCGGCTGGTCGCAGCCCGCGCCTGCCCGTGGGCCAACCGGACCATCATTGTCCGGCGGCTGCTGGGCCTGGAGGATGCCATCTCGCTGGGCCTGCCCGGGCCCACCCATGACGCCCGCAGCTGGACCTTCGACCTGGATCCGGACGGACGGGACCCGGTGCTGGGCATTGAACGGCTGCAGGAGGCCTTCTTCCGCCGCGTCCCCGGCTATCAGCGCGGGATTACCGTCCCGGCGATCGTGGACGTTCCCACCGGTGCCGTGGTGACCAACAACTTCCCGCAGATCACCCTGGACTTCTCCACCGAGTGGAAGGAGTTCCACCGCGAGGGTGCTCCGGACCTGCTGCCGGCCGAGCATCTGGCGGAAATGGAACAGGTCAATAAACGGATCTTCACCGAGGTGAACAACGGGGTGTACCGGTGTGGATTCGCCGGCTCGCAGGAGGCCTACAACGCGGCCTATGACCGTCTGTGGGCTGCGATGGACTGGCTGGAGGACCGGCTTTCGACGCAGCGCTACCTGGTGGGGGACACCATCACCGAGGCGGACGTCCGGCTGTTCACCACCCTGGTGCGCTTCGATCCCGTCTATCACGGGCACTTCAAATGCAACCGGAACAAGCTGACCGAGATGCCCGCCCTGTGGGGGTACGCGCGGGACCTGTTCCAGACACCCGGCTTCGGGGACACCGTGGACTTCGAGCAGATCAAGGCGCACTACTACATCGTCCACGAGGACATTAACCCCACCGGGATTGTGCCCAAAGGTCCGGACCTGTCCAACTGGCTTTCGGAGCACGGCCGCGAGGAGCTGGGAGGCCGGCCCTTCGGCGACGGAACCCCACCCGGACCGGTGCGGAAATCGGAACGGGTTGCCCCCGGACACGGCGCCGACAACTAA
- a CDS encoding NAD-dependent epimerase/dehydratase family protein → MRVAVIGATGNVGTAILRRLADARSERGDLEVVGIARRIPDTSLPPYNDVEWHSIDVGDAANVDKLAEALRGSDAVIHLAWLIQPNRDEAELHRVNVKGTENALAAAAAAGVRQFVCASSVGAYSPAPKDRLTDESWPARGIASSHYSRHKGEQEALLDRFELEYPEIAVARLRQGLVFSSDAGSEVGVYFVGRVIPKFILNKLRLPLIPLPSEFVFQAVHADDMADAYWRVVDQRAEGAFNIAADPVITPELLAGVLGAKRVLNVPVKLVRAVVGLTWAAHLQASDPGWIDLAAGVPVMDTARAREELGWQPRRTSLESLQFVLDGMSAGDGVAGSPLLAPRSRVRR, encoded by the coding sequence ATGCGAGTAGCGGTTATCGGAGCAACCGGAAACGTTGGAACGGCGATCCTGCGCCGGCTTGCCGACGCCCGCAGCGAACGCGGCGATCTGGAGGTGGTGGGGATTGCCCGCCGGATTCCGGATACCTCGCTGCCTCCGTACAACGACGTCGAGTGGCACAGCATCGACGTCGGCGACGCCGCCAACGTGGACAAGTTGGCCGAGGCGCTCCGCGGGTCCGATGCGGTCATCCACCTTGCCTGGCTGATCCAGCCCAACCGTGACGAAGCCGAGCTGCACCGGGTCAACGTCAAGGGTACGGAAAATGCGCTGGCCGCGGCGGCCGCCGCGGGGGTCCGGCAGTTTGTCTGCGCCTCCTCTGTGGGTGCGTACAGCCCGGCTCCGAAGGACCGGCTGACGGATGAATCCTGGCCGGCGCGCGGCATCGCCAGTTCGCACTACAGCAGGCACAAGGGCGAGCAGGAAGCGCTCCTGGACCGGTTCGAACTGGAGTACCCGGAGATCGCCGTGGCCCGGCTGCGGCAGGGGCTGGTCTTCTCCTCCGACGCCGGAAGCGAGGTCGGCGTCTACTTTGTGGGCCGGGTGATCCCCAAGTTCATCCTCAACAAGCTCCGCTTGCCGTTGATCCCCCTGCCCAGCGAGTTTGTTTTCCAGGCGGTCCACGCCGATGACATGGCCGACGCCTACTGGCGCGTGGTGGACCAGCGCGCGGAGGGCGCCTTCAACATTGCCGCCGATCCGGTCATCACGCCCGAGCTCCTGGCCGGGGTGCTGGGCGCCAAGCGGGTCCTGAACGTGCCGGTGAAGCTGGTGCGCGCCGTCGTCGGCCTGACCTGGGCGGCGCACCTGCAGGCCTCGGATCCGGGCTGGATCGACTTGGCCGCCGGTGTGCCGGTAATGGACACCGCCCGGGCGCGCGAAGAGCTGGGCTGGCAGCCGCGGCGCACCTCGCTGGAATCCCTGCAGTTCGTGCTGGACGGGATGAGCGCCGGCGACGGTGTGGCCGGCTCTCCGCTGCTGGCACCCCGCAGCCGGGTGCGCCGCTAG
- a CDS encoding NAD(P)/FAD-dependent oxidoreductase, whose protein sequence is MTSPESSPPVPEYDVVIVGGGIAGLTAALVLGRARRRVAVLDAGSPRNAPAGHVHGFPTRDGMPPAELLELARTEVRGYGVELAEATVAAVEPSGTVRTGDGGEFRGRQLILATGLRDVLPDIEGLRSRWGRDVLQCPYCHGYETIDKKLAVLGTGETSIQQAQLVRSFSEHVVLVLHEDISLSEEDASGLAAMGIRVVEGTVAELSVENDALAALVLADGQTVPCEALFLEPDAEMDTGLTEHLDVDDDGCIVTDEMGRTSQERIWAVGNATDPSAQVVAAAGDAYRLAVVVNAKLLEEDLGLAVAAARPAAGMVETADLREAV, encoded by the coding sequence ATGACCAGTCCTGAATCTTCCCCTCCTGTTCCCGAGTACGACGTGGTGATCGTGGGCGGCGGCATAGCCGGCCTCACCGCTGCGCTGGTCCTGGGGCGGGCTCGCCGCCGGGTGGCGGTGCTCGACGCCGGGTCCCCGCGCAACGCGCCTGCCGGCCATGTGCATGGTTTCCCCACACGTGACGGCATGCCGCCGGCCGAACTGCTTGAGCTCGCCCGCACCGAGGTCCGCGGCTACGGAGTGGAACTGGCGGAGGCCACGGTGGCCGCTGTGGAACCCTCCGGCACGGTCAGGACCGGCGACGGCGGCGAGTTCCGCGGCCGGCAGCTGATCCTTGCCACCGGGCTGCGGGACGTCCTGCCGGACATCGAGGGCCTCCGCTCCCGCTGGGGCCGCGACGTGCTGCAGTGCCCCTACTGCCACGGCTACGAAACAATCGACAAAAAGCTGGCCGTGCTGGGAACCGGGGAAACCTCCATCCAGCAGGCACAGCTGGTCCGCAGTTTCTCGGAGCATGTGGTGCTGGTGCTGCACGAGGACATTTCCCTCAGTGAAGAGGACGCGTCCGGCCTTGCCGCCATGGGGATCCGGGTGGTGGAGGGCACTGTGGCGGAGCTGAGCGTCGAGAACGATGCCTTGGCGGCCCTGGTGCTGGCCGACGGGCAGACCGTTCCCTGCGAAGCGCTGTTCCTGGAGCCTGACGCCGAGATGGACACCGGGCTGACCGAGCATCTGGACGTGGACGACGACGGCTGCATTGTCACCGACGAAATGGGACGCACCAGCCAGGAGCGGATCTGGGCCGTGGGCAATGCCACCGATCCGTCCGCCCAGGTGGTCGCCGCCGCCGGCGACGCGTACCGGCTGGCAGTGGTGGTCAACGCCAAGCTGCTCGAAGAGGATCTCGGGCTGGCGGTCGCCGCCGCACGCCCGGCAGCAGGCATGGTGGAAACAGCGGACCTGCGCGAAGCGGTCTAG
- a CDS encoding APC family permease yields MEETTQEKPASKLKQGITGPMLYLFILGDVLGAGIYALVGEVSGQVGGAIWVPLLVALVLALLTAASYAELVTKYPKAGGAAVFAQRAFKVPAISFLVGFAMLAAGVTSAAGLALAFTGDYLSPFLDVPPVPAAIVFLLLVALLNARGITESVRSNVVMTIIELSGLVLVIVLVGLMLGKGEGFTEQITQFPVGVNPGTAVLAASVIAYYSFVGFEVSANIAEEVRDVRRVYPKAIFGAMLTAGFVYVLIGLAASIALPTEDLAGSSGPLLDVVSATGFGIPDWLFSLVALVAVANGALLTMIMSSRLTYGMSEQGLLPAVFGRVLPRRKTPWVAIIATTAVAMILTMTGGLASLAETVVLLLLFVFLSTNLAVIVLRKDKVEEKHFKAPIVVPYLAIASCLLLLTQQDGTVWLRAGALMAIGLLLFGARFLAKGKNLGAKTRRGAGKPKESSTETTQER; encoded by the coding sequence ATGGAAGAAACCACGCAGGAAAAGCCTGCCTCCAAACTCAAGCAGGGCATCACCGGCCCCATGCTGTATCTGTTCATTCTCGGCGACGTACTTGGTGCGGGTATCTATGCCCTGGTGGGCGAGGTTTCGGGCCAAGTGGGCGGTGCCATCTGGGTGCCGCTGCTGGTTGCCCTGGTGCTTGCGCTGCTGACCGCCGCCTCCTATGCCGAGCTGGTGACGAAGTACCCGAAGGCCGGCGGTGCCGCGGTGTTCGCCCAGCGTGCCTTCAAGGTGCCGGCCATTTCGTTCCTGGTCGGTTTCGCCATGCTCGCCGCCGGCGTGACCAGTGCGGCCGGACTGGCGCTGGCGTTCACCGGTGACTACCTGAGTCCGTTCCTGGACGTCCCCCCGGTCCCCGCGGCCATCGTGTTCCTGTTGCTCGTGGCGCTGCTGAACGCCCGCGGCATCACGGAATCGGTGCGCAGCAACGTGGTCATGACCATTATCGAGCTCTCCGGGCTGGTCCTGGTGATCGTGCTGGTGGGCCTCATGCTGGGTAAGGGTGAAGGCTTCACGGAGCAGATCACCCAGTTCCCGGTAGGCGTGAATCCGGGCACGGCGGTCCTCGCCGCGTCCGTAATTGCCTACTACTCCTTCGTGGGCTTCGAAGTTTCCGCCAACATCGCCGAGGAAGTCCGCGATGTCCGCCGGGTCTATCCGAAGGCCATCTTCGGGGCAATGCTCACCGCAGGATTCGTCTACGTCCTGATCGGACTGGCGGCATCCATTGCCCTGCCCACTGAGGACCTCGCCGGGTCCTCGGGGCCGCTGCTCGACGTCGTCAGCGCCACCGGGTTCGGCATTCCGGACTGGCTCTTCAGCCTGGTGGCCCTGGTCGCCGTGGCCAACGGTGCGCTGCTGACCATGATCATGTCCTCGCGGCTGACCTACGGCATGTCGGAACAGGGCCTGCTTCCCGCCGTGTTCGGCCGGGTGCTGCCTCGCCGGAAAACCCCGTGGGTGGCCATCATCGCCACCACCGCCGTCGCCATGATCCTGACCATGACCGGAGGACTGGCCTCGCTGGCCGAGACCGTGGTCCTCCTGCTGCTCTTCGTCTTCCTGAGCACCAACCTCGCAGTGATTGTGCTGCGCAAGGACAAGGTGGAGGAGAAGCACTTCAAGGCTCCGATTGTGGTGCCGTACCTCGCTATCGCCTCCTGCCTGCTGCTCCTGACCCAGCAGGACGGCACCGTCTGGCTGCGGGCCGGCGCGCTGATGGCCATCGGGCTCCTGCTGTTCGGAGCCCGGTTCCTGGCCAAGGGCAAGAACCTCGGTGCCAAGACCCGCCGCGGTGCGGGCAAGCCGAAGGAAAGCAGCACCGAAACCACGCAGGAGCGGTAG
- a CDS encoding YihY/virulence factor BrkB family protein translates to MGAEHPSQQEAAVAQETNSKAETAPSPDDASKPDKPTEVSKPSWKYILKKTVREFSKDQCTDLAAALTYYTVLAIFPALLALVSILGLVGQAESTTNALLDLVRQFAPADAVKVIEGPIEQLTSSSTAGLALIVGILGALWSASGFVKAFGRSLNRIYEVEEGRPAWKLLPTQLLVTLVLVLMAAALMLMLVISGPIAEAIGNVIGLGSEAVTIWNIAKWPIMVIFAVLIIAVLYYTTPNVKQPKFRWMSMGSLIALVILAIVTLGFSFYVANFGNYNATYGAIGGVIVLLLWIWLANVSLLFGAEFDAEVERGRELQAGIQAEESVQLPPRDTRQTEKRQEQEEKDIAEGRKLRQQHAGKDYDDDLHE, encoded by the coding sequence ATGGGGGCAGAACATCCATCCCAGCAGGAGGCCGCAGTGGCGCAGGAAACGAACAGCAAAGCCGAGACCGCACCCAGTCCGGACGATGCCAGCAAGCCCGATAAACCCACCGAGGTATCCAAGCCCAGCTGGAAATACATCCTCAAGAAGACCGTCCGCGAGTTTTCCAAGGACCAGTGCACCGATCTGGCCGCGGCCCTGACCTACTACACCGTCCTGGCGATCTTCCCGGCCCTGCTGGCGCTGGTGTCCATCCTGGGTTTGGTGGGCCAGGCGGAAAGCACCACCAACGCACTGCTGGACCTGGTGCGGCAGTTTGCCCCCGCGGACGCGGTCAAGGTCATTGAAGGGCCCATCGAGCAGCTGACCTCCTCCTCCACCGCAGGGCTCGCGTTGATCGTCGGTATCCTGGGCGCCCTGTGGTCCGCCTCCGGCTTCGTGAAGGCGTTTGGCCGTTCCCTGAACCGCATTTACGAAGTTGAGGAAGGCCGGCCCGCCTGGAAGCTGCTTCCCACGCAGCTGCTCGTGACCCTGGTGCTGGTCCTGATGGCTGCCGCACTGATGCTGATGCTGGTGATTTCAGGCCCGATCGCCGAAGCGATCGGCAATGTCATCGGTCTGGGCAGTGAAGCGGTAACCATCTGGAATATCGCCAAGTGGCCAATCATGGTGATCTTCGCGGTGCTGATCATCGCAGTCCTCTACTACACCACCCCGAACGTCAAGCAGCCCAAGTTCCGCTGGATGAGCATGGGCTCGCTGATCGCCCTCGTGATCCTGGCGATCGTGACCCTTGGCTTCAGCTTCTACGTCGCCAACTTCGGCAACTACAACGCCACCTACGGCGCCATCGGCGGCGTCATTGTCCTGCTGCTGTGGATCTGGCTGGCCAATGTGTCCCTGCTCTTCGGTGCGGAGTTCGACGCCGAGGTGGAGCGCGGCCGCGAACTGCAGGCAGGCATCCAGGCCGAGGAATCCGTGCAGCTTCCCCCGCGTGACACCCGCCAGACGGAGAAGCGGCAGGAACAGGAAGAGAAGGACATCGCCGAGGGCCGGAAGCTGCGCCAGCAGCATGCCGGCAAGGACTACGACGACGACCTGCACGAGTAA
- a CDS encoding PRC-barrel domain-containing protein — translation MADAFTLHEIQGSSVWANDGERLGLVGEVHLDRATAEPVWITVDLGLFETENHYVPLTGARRDGQDIFVNYSRDQVAHSPGANPENPLSPGEEAVLMDYYRLR, via the coding sequence ATGGCGGATGCATTTACGCTGCACGAAATCCAGGGCTCCAGCGTCTGGGCGAACGACGGCGAGCGGCTGGGGCTGGTGGGCGAAGTGCACCTGGACCGCGCCACCGCAGAGCCTGTCTGGATCACGGTTGACCTGGGCCTGTTCGAAACCGAGAACCATTATGTTCCGCTGACCGGTGCCCGCCGCGACGGGCAGGACATCTTCGTGAACTACTCCAGGGACCAGGTGGCGCACTCACCCGGGGCCAATCCGGAGAACCCGCTAAGCCCCGGCGAAGAGGCCGTCCTGATGGACTATTACCGGCTCCGCTGA
- a CDS encoding mechanosensitive ion channel family protein, translated as MIEGMEDLLSLAVSFKPLFAVLVAVGVALIVARILREVVHRAFRKTPGIREISVKARNPLRLGLSLIGARIALGATAAGASWLPAVDYVLVLGLIGAVAWLGVVLLLVIEAMILTKYSTDTRDNRRLRRLKTQVILGRRVGIAVLITIAVACVLLTIPEVRALGAGILASAGVLSIVAGLAVQGTLTNVFAGMQLAFTDAIRVDDVVVVEGEWGTIEEITMTYVVLHIWDDRRLILPSTYFTTTPFQNWTRRQSDILGTVELDLDWRVPVGDLRTLLKEILADTDLWDQRTGVLQVTDAVKGLVRIRILVSAVDSGTLFDLRCLIRESMVAYLQEWHPDALPRQRWEEVRPAGSMVHSGPRAASAPRNEDTSDSQFFTGSIDAVERRVNFSGPGEEVFAEREENAVDGEPR; from the coding sequence ATGATCGAAGGTATGGAAGACCTGCTCTCGCTTGCTGTCAGCTTTAAACCGCTCTTTGCCGTGCTGGTGGCAGTGGGTGTGGCCCTGATCGTGGCCCGGATCCTGCGGGAAGTGGTCCACCGGGCATTCCGCAAGACACCGGGCATCCGGGAGATCTCCGTCAAGGCCCGGAACCCGCTGCGGCTGGGACTCTCGCTGATCGGCGCGCGGATTGCCCTCGGAGCCACCGCTGCCGGTGCCTCGTGGCTGCCGGCGGTCGACTACGTGCTGGTGCTGGGACTGATCGGCGCCGTGGCGTGGCTGGGCGTGGTCCTGCTGCTGGTGATCGAGGCCATGATCCTCACGAAGTACAGCACGGACACCCGGGACAACCGCCGGCTGCGGCGCCTGAAAACCCAGGTGATCCTGGGCAGGAGGGTGGGCATAGCCGTGCTGATCACCATTGCCGTTGCCTGCGTGCTGCTGACCATCCCCGAGGTCCGCGCACTCGGTGCCGGTATCCTCGCCTCCGCCGGCGTGCTGTCCATTGTGGCGGGCCTCGCCGTGCAGGGGACGCTGACCAACGTGTTTGCCGGGATGCAGCTGGCCTTCACTGACGCGATCCGGGTGGACGACGTCGTTGTGGTGGAAGGCGAATGGGGCACCATCGAGGAAATCACCATGACCTACGTGGTGCTCCACATCTGGGACGACCGGCGCCTGATCCTGCCCTCCACCTACTTCACCACCACGCCGTTCCAGAACTGGACCCGCCGCCAGTCGGACATCCTGGGCACGGTGGAACTGGACCTGGACTGGCGTGTGCCGGTGGGGGACCTGCGCACCCTGCTGAAGGAAATCCTCGCGGACACCGACCTGTGGGACCAGCGCACCGGCGTGCTGCAGGTGACGGACGCCGTGAAGGGCCTGGTGCGGATCCGCATCCTCGTCAGCGCGGTGGACAGCGGCACCCTGTTCGACCTGCGCTGCCTTATCCGCGAAAGCATGGTCGCCTATCTCCAGGAATGGCATCCGGATGCCCTGCCGCGCCAGCGCTGGGAAGAGGTCCGCCCCGCCGGCAGCATGGTGCACAGCGGCCCGCGTGCCGCATCGGCGCCCCGCAACGAGGACACCAGCGACTCGCAGTTCTTCACTGGAAGCATCGATGCCGTGGAACGCCGGGTGAACTTCTCCGGCCCCGGTGAAGAGGTCTTCGCCGAACGGGAGGAAAACGCCGTCGACGGCGAGCCGCGCTGA
- a CDS encoding iron-siderophore ABC transporter substrate-binding protein gives MALSRMRRVAAAAAVAVLSLSACSTGAAGENESSGSAAAAEDQFPVTIKHAFGETTIEGVPERVAAVAWANAETALALDVVPVGMPLIEFGGNDQGTTPWIDEALEDLDASIGSENAPVQYSEADGIAFDDVAATDPDVILAAYSGLSQEDYDKLSKIAPVVAYPETAWGTSWQDTATMIGEALGKSDEAEQLVADTEQAITEKADEYPQLEGKSFIYGNLAPGAENSVYTALDNRPKFMESLGLTMAPVVAENTKGDEFYIPWSDENLNQLDSDIFVSWVASEEVADSIASDPLLGQIPAVKNGGLVADADPTRVFSTSAINVLSIPYALDNVVPMIADAATAADDAK, from the coding sequence ATGGCCCTGTCCCGGATGCGCCGCGTCGCCGCTGCGGCCGCCGTCGCCGTTCTGTCCCTTTCCGCCTGCTCCACCGGTGCCGCGGGGGAAAACGAATCCTCCGGCAGCGCTGCAGCGGCGGAAGACCAGTTTCCCGTGACCATCAAGCATGCCTTCGGTGAGACCACCATCGAAGGGGTTCCCGAACGGGTAGCCGCCGTGGCCTGGGCCAACGCAGAAACCGCGCTGGCACTGGACGTGGTTCCCGTGGGGATGCCGCTGATCGAATTCGGCGGCAATGACCAGGGCACCACCCCCTGGATTGACGAGGCACTCGAAGACCTCGACGCATCCATCGGATCGGAAAACGCTCCGGTGCAGTACTCCGAGGCTGACGGCATTGCCTTCGACGACGTCGCCGCCACCGACCCCGACGTCATCCTCGCCGCGTACTCCGGATTGTCCCAGGAGGACTACGACAAGCTGAGCAAGATCGCTCCCGTGGTCGCCTACCCCGAAACCGCGTGGGGCACCTCCTGGCAGGACACCGCCACCATGATCGGCGAAGCCCTCGGCAAGAGCGACGAAGCCGAGCAACTGGTGGCGGACACCGAGCAGGCCATCACCGAGAAGGCGGACGAATACCCGCAGCTCGAGGGCAAGTCCTTCATCTACGGCAACCTCGCCCCGGGTGCGGAGAACTCTGTCTACACCGCCCTGGACAACCGGCCCAAGTTCATGGAATCCCTGGGCCTCACCATGGCGCCGGTGGTAGCGGAAAACACCAAGGGAGACGAGTTCTACATCCCCTGGTCGGATGAAAACCTCAACCAGCTGGATTCCGACATCTTTGTCAGCTGGGTGGCCAGCGAAGAGGTTGCCGACAGCATTGCCTCCGATCCGCTGCTGGGGCAGATCCCCGCTGTGAAGAACGGCGGCCTCGTGGCCGACGCCGACCCGACGCGCGTCTTCTCCACCTCGGCCATCAACGTGCTCAGCATCCCCTACGCCCTGGACAACGTGGTGCCGATGATCGCCGACGCCGCAACGGCAGCCGACGACGCGAAGTAG